In a genomic window of Microcebus murinus isolate Inina chromosome 17, M.murinus_Inina_mat1.0, whole genome shotgun sequence:
- the TSHZ1 gene encoding teashirt homolog 1 has translation MPRRKQQAPRRSAAYVPEEELKAAAIDEERVEDDGLSLDIQESEYACNEEAEIKEAQSYQNSPVSTATNQDAGYGSPFSESSDQLAHFKSSSSREEKEDPQCADSVSYPQDSLAQIKAVYANLFSESCWSSLALDLKKSSSTTGANDVSRKEGATPAPTPPTCTASAASTTASTPSTSCSTSTSHASTTSSSGSSGYDWHQAALAKTLQQTPSYGLLPEPSLFSTVQLYRQNNKLYGSVFTGASKFRCKDCSAAYDTLVELTVHMNETGHYRDDNRDKDSEKTKRWSKPRKRSLMEMEGKEDAQKVLKCMYCGHSFESLQDLSVHMIKTKHYQKVPLKEPVPAITKLVPSTKKRALQDLAPPCSPEPAGLAAEVALSESAKDQKAANPYVTPNNRYGYQNGASYTWQFEARKAQILKCMECGSSHDTLQQLTAHMMVTGHFLKVTTSASKKGKQLVLDPVVEEKIQSIPLPPTTHTRLPASGIKKQPDSPAGSTASEEKKEPEKEKAPAAGDPDKIKEESEDTPEKFEPTTLYPYLREEDLDDSPKGGVDILKSLENTVSTAISKAQNGAPSWGGYPSIHAAYQLPSAVKPLPAAVQSVQVQPSYAGGVKSLGSAEHNALLHSPGSLTPPPHKSNVSAMEELVEKVTGKVSVKKEERPPEKEKSPPAKAVSPVAKENKDFPKMEETSGKQLKKGPDAETGKAKKEGPVDAHTPNGTEPLKAKVTNGCNNLGIITDHSPEPSFINPLSALQSIMNTHLGKVSKPMSPSLDPLAMLYKISNSMLDKPVYPPTPAKQADAIDRYYYENSDQPIDLTKSKNKPLVSSVAEAVASPLRESALMDISDMVKNLTGRLTPKSSTPSTVSEKSDADGSSFEEALDELSPVHKRKGRQSNWNPQHLLILQAQFASSLRETAEGKYIMSDLGPQERVHISKFTGLSMTTISHWLANVKYQLRRTGGTKFLKNLDTGHPVFFCNDCASQFRTASTYISHLETHLGFSLKDLSKLPLNQIQEQQNVSKALANKALGPLGAAEEDLGSTFQCKLCNRTFASKHAVKLHLSKTHGKSPEDHLIYVTELEKQ, from the coding sequence CTTACGTTCCCGAGGAGGAGTTGAAGGCGGCGGCAATAGATGAGGAGCGCGTGGAGGACGATGGGCTGTCTCTGGACATTCAGGAAAGCGAGTACGCGTGCAACGAGGAGGCCGAGATCAAAGAGGCCCAGAGCTACCAGAACTCCCCGGTCAGCACTGCGACGAATCAGGACGCCGGCTACGGCTCGCCGTTCAGCGAAAGCAGCGACCAGCTCGCCCATTTCAAAAGCTCTTCctccagggaggagaaggaggaccCGCAGTGCGCGGACAGCGTCTCGTACCCCCAGGACAGCCTGGCGCAAATCAAGGCCGTGTACGCGAACCTGTTCTCGGAGTCTTGCTGGTCCAGCTTAGCTCTGGATTTAAAGAAGTCCAGTTCCACCACCGGCGCCAACGATGTCAGCCGGAAGGAGGgcgccacccccgcccccacgcccccCACCTGCACGGCCAGCGCGGCCAGCACCACCGCGAGCACGCCCAGCACCAGCTGCAGCACCAGCACCAGCCACGCCAGCACCACCAGCAGCAGCGGCAGCTCCGGCTACGACTGGCACCAGGCCGCCCTGGCCAAGACGCTGCAGCAGACGCCCTCGTACGGGCTGCTGCCCGAGCCCAGCCTGTTCAGCACCGTGCAGCTGTACCGGCAGAACAACAAGCTGTACGGCTCCGTGTTCACCGGCGCCAGCAAGTTCCGGTGCAAAGACTGCAGCGCCGCGTACGACACGCTGGTGGAGCTGACGGTGCACATGAACGAGACGGGCCACTACCGCGATGACAACAGGGACAAGGACTCCGAGAAGACCAAGCGGTGGTCCAAGCCCAGGAAGCGCTCGCTGATGGagatggaggggaaggaggacGCCCAGAAGGTGCTGAAGTGCATGTACTGCGGGCACTCCTTCGAGTCCTTGCAAGACCTCAGCGTCCACATGATCAAAACCAAGCATTACCAGAAAGTGCCTCTGAAGGAGCCAGTGCCCGCCATCACCAAACTGGTCCCTTCTACCAAAAAGCGAGCGCTGCAGGACCTGGCGCCCCCTTGCTCCCCCGAGCCCGCGGGCCTGGCGGCAGAAGTCGCGCTGAGCGAGTCGGCCAAGGACCAGAAGGCGGCGAACCCGTACGTCACGCCCAATAACCGCTACGGCTACCAGAACGGGGCCAGCTACACCTGGCAGTTCGAGGCCCGCAAGGCGCAGATCCTCAAGTGCATGGAGTGCGGCAGCTCCCACGACACCCTGCAGCAGCTCACCGCTCACATGATGGTCACCGGCCATTTCTTGAAAGTGACGACCTCGGCCTCCAAGAAGGGGAAGCAGCTGGTGCTGGACCCCGTGGTGGAGGAGAAGATCCAGTCCATCCCGCTGCCGCCCACCACGCACACCCGGCTGCCCGCCTCCGGCATCAAAAAGCAGCCGGACTCCCCCGCGGGCTCCACGGCCTCCGAGGAGAAGAAGGAGCCGGAGAAGGAGAAGGCGCCAGCGGCTGGCGACCCAGACAAGATCAAGGAGGAGAGTGAGGACACCCCGGAGAAGTTCGAGCCCACCACGCTCTACCCGTACCTGCGCGAGGAGGACCTGGACGACAGCCCCAAGGGGGGCGTGGACATTCTCAAGTCCCTGGAGAACACCGTCTCCACGGCCATCAGCAAGGCCCAGAACGGCGCGCCCTCGTGGGGCGGCTACCCCAGCATCCACGCGGCCTACCAGTTGCCGAGCGCCGTGAAGCCGCTGCCCGCGGCCGTGCAGAGCGTGCAGGTGCAGCCGTCCTACGCGGGCGGCGTGAAGTCGCTGGGCTCCGCCGAGCACAACGCCCTCCTGCACTCCCCGGGCAGCCTCACGCCCCCGCCGCACAAGAGCAACGTGTCCGCCATGGAGGAGCTGGTGGAGAAGGTCACCGGCAAGGTCAGCGTCAAGAAGGAGGAGAGACCCCCTGAGAAGGAGAAGAGCCCCCCGGCTAAGGCCGTGTCCCCTGTGGCAAAAGAGAACAAGGATTTCCCTAAAATGGAGGAAACCAGCGGCAAACAACTGAAGAAGGGCCCGGACGCCGAGACCGGGAAGGCCAAAAAGGAGGGTCCGGTGGATGCTCACACCCCGAACGGCACGGAGCCTCTCAAGGCCAAGGTCACCAACGGCTGCAACAACCTGGGCATCATCACAGACCACTCGCCGGAGCCCTCCTTCATCAACCCCCTGAGTGCTCTGCAGTCCATCATGAACACCCACTTGGGCAAGGTGTCCAAGCCCATGAGCCCCTCTCTGGACCCGCTGGCCATGCTGTACAAAATCAGCAACAGCATGCTGGACAAGCCGGTGTACCCGCCCACGCCGGCGAAGCAGGCGGACGCCATCGACCGCTACTACTACGAGAACAGCGATCAGCCCATCGACCTGACCAAGTCCAAGAACAAGCCCCTGGTGTCCAGCGTGGCCGAGGCGGTGGCGTCGCCCCTGCGGGAAAGTGCCCTCATGGACATCTCCGACATGGTGAAGAACCTCACGGGCCGCCTGACCCCCAAGTCCTCCACGCCCTCCACGGTGTCGGAGAAGTCGGACGCGGACGGCAGCAGCTTCGAGGAGGCGCTGGACGAGCTGTCGCCGGTGCACAAGCGGAAGGGGCGGCAGTCCAACTGGAACCCGCAGCACCTGCTCATCCTGCAGGCCCAGTTTGCCTCGAGCCTGCGGGAGACCGCGGAGGGCAAGTACATCATGTCGGACCTGGGCCCGCAGGAGCGGGTGCACATCTCCAAGTTCACGGGCCTCTCCATGACCACCATCAGCCACTGGCTGGCCAATGTGAAGTACCAGCTGAGGAGGACAGGGGGGACGAAGTTCCTGAAGAACCTGGACACAGGGCATCCTGTTTTCTTTTGCAACGATTGTGCCTCTCAATTCAGAACTGCTTCCACGTACATAAGTCACCTGGAGACGCACCTGGGCTTCAGCCTGAAGGATCTCTCCAAGCTGCCGCTCAATCAGATCCAAGAACAGCAGAACGTTTCCAAAGCCCTCGCCAACAAAGCCCTGGGCCCGCTGGGGGCCGCCGAGGAGGACCTGGGCTCCACATTCCAGTGTAAGCTCTGCAATCGGACTTTCGCGAGCAAGCACGCGGTCAAGCTGCACCTGAGTAAGACGCACGGCAAGTCCCCCGAGGACCACCTGATCTACGTGACCGAGCTGGAGAAGCAGTAG